The sequence TCTGAAACGAATGGGCCCTGTCTGTGGTGTTGGCCCTCCTGCATcctccacactgctcccccctGCAGGGTAGCACAGGCAAATTAGTAAGAAATATAGGAACCAAGTACAATATAATCAGACTGCAATGTCAGACTCTTACCCCAGATTGACTGACAGCAGGGGGATGACGTCCGTCCTTTCTGGGTACTGGTATAAGATTCCATTACTAGAAGAACGCAGTTGCAGACGAGTCAGAGAGAATACATAGCAGCAGAAGTCACCCTCGTGACATCCTGACCTCTTACCTGAGAACCACGTAACACGTCTTCCAGGTCTCCCTGCCCAAGTAGGACACGCTTGCCTTGTAGTGAAGGATCCCTTCCTTGGACACGGCCTGGTCTCTAGATGAACAGTTTGGCTCAGAGAATCCTATGACTTCATCAAAAGGATCTTCCCAGTGCACAAGTCCATAGTAAAGCATGACCACCTCTGAAGCCTACAATGCAGCCATATATAAATGCACTTTCACTCTTTCCACAGCCATGACAGATGTGACCTAGTCCCACTCCCCTACAGCCGAGTACAAGGTCATAAGTAGCTTCTGAATTTTACCTCAATTCTGGACTCCTGAGACACAAATTTTGCCAGTGCAAGTCTCTCCATGGTGGCATCGGTCAGGATACCAGGGTATGGCGGTTCCCGACACCCATTTATCATGGCCGACTTTAACGCAGAGATAAAGACTCTAAAGGGAAAGACATCATGTCATCAGATGCTCCATCGTAAAAAGCGATATTGGTCGGCGGTTATCAGACCGCCATCTGCTGCCAGACTCACTCAGTCAGTGACTGGTCCGACGTGTCCACCAGAAACTGGCGCCGCCTATTTGTACACACGAGGGTCACAGCCTGCTGATCAAGCCCGACCTGTCAGAGATCAGGGAGAGAAGCCATGAGAGCAAGATCAATGACAAGCAGAGACCAGGACATGGCCAGACACCCACCGAGACATAGTCCAGCTCATTGTATGATACGGCTTCCTCTACCATGTACGGTTTATCAGCAGCCCCTGAGCAAGACAAACTGCAAGTTAGTCACAGACTGGACCCCAAAGGGGACCCTTACAGGATGCCAAAAGGGGTCTGACCTTTCCTCAGCAGGTAGATGTAACAGTCAGTcagcagcacatagaccagctgCAGGTCTCCCTCCATGTGTCCTGTGCTCATCCGGAACATCTAGAGAAGAGAAAGGACAGACAATGTAACACAACAAGAAGCTGGGATCCCCTCATAGGCCACTCCGGGAGGACCCCTTACCTTAAACAGCTGCTCCTCATTCTCTTTGAAGACATTAATCATCAGTAGCAGGAGAAGGTTATTATCCACCCTGAGGAGACAAGATCAATGTCAGCAACAGAGGAGAAAAATTCTCTTATATTATAGCCAAAAGATTACACCTCCACTATATCAATAGCTGAGCTCCCTGGAtatcctagaacagtgatggaaaATCTGTGAGTGCCCGCActataaccaaaacccacttattttttgcaaagtgtcagcatggcaatttaagcagtaacttattgcttcttgcTTTTCAACAACAAAACAGTAGAAAGGAGGAAACATTTGGATCATCATAACTTCCCTCCTTGGTCCCTTGAACAGATAGAAACGCATAGCTCGGAGCAGGAGATCTAATGATAATCGAGCTCTGTCTACACCGCCTCGTCTCTTTAAAACAGCACTGAACCCGGCACATCCTGGTACTGAAAACTCTATGCTGGtgtgatggcctaggtgcccactgagagggctatgaccgtgccataggttatccaccactgtcctagaagaCCAACTTATAGCAAATCTCCCCGAAAATACTTATCCTACTGATAAAAGGGCTTCTTCTATAcccacatacataactataccaaTATCTGGACTCCCTGTACATTCTTCTATTACCCACTTATACTGATAACAGTATTTTATATATGAGGATACCCCTCTATAGCACTAGGTGCATCTTGATAGTCACTGTACTCAAGGGCAGCCATGAGCATTGTACCTGAACTCGCAGGGATGAGGAGCTTCAGCAGGACTCCCTTGTCCTTCCTCTACACCGGAGTCTTCGGCGATGCTCAGCACTGGACTACTATTCCCACCAGAGTCTGTTGTAAGGTTCGGCTTGGTGCCTGAATGCTCCATTAGCTCTTTAAGCGGCGCTTCTCCTTGTGTTCCTTGTTCTTTTTGTCCAGCATTCTCAGGGCCACTAGGAACATGTGCTGGTTTGCTCTGGCTTGCAGGGTCATGGTCGCCACCACTTGCTGTAAGAGCGTTTGGACTCTCTGGGGTAAAGTAGTAGAAGTCCCTGGGATCCTGCAATCCCTGGTTAATGTCTTGGCTCTCAATGCCACCGGGGGTCTCTCCCGGGGAGCAGGTCCGAAAGGAATGATCTGTGGTTTCTGGATGAGAGTCCCAAATCTCAGGGTCCAGTTGTCCGTTCAGCTTTTCAATGACCTCGCTCAGAGGTTGTCCCACTCGCTCCATGGATGTGTCCTGCATCTTGGGTAATCTTAGGCCGGGTTCGTTCAGTTCACCAGATTTCTCTTCAGTGCCGCCATTGCAGACATTTGCGCTGTGCTCACTCTCCGGGTCATCTGGTTCTGAGGTGCTGGGGAGGGGTCGGTGGCCGCCGTCTTCTGAACGAGCCTTCTTACGCTTTCCTCCTCTTTTCTTTCTTACTATtctgaaaaacattacaaaaaatgtgagCAAATAAACAAGCGAGAGTAACCCCGACTGAGGCCGATCAACCTAATGACTGGCAAAATAAGAGAGACTTATGATGTCACCAGCAATTAATAGTGGTCCGAGGAGGACAACGCTGTGCAGGCAAATACGACTGATATTCTGGGTTCCTGCTCCTCATCACTCACCTTATTACCTCCAGCTCAGAGTCGTTTTCCGTGTACGTAGTGATGTTGGCACTGTCGCCTATCTTCCGGGATGCTCCATGCACGGGGGTTGAATCAGAGGTGGAGAGGCCATCGGTCACATCTTGGCGATTGGCCTGAGGGGGTCGATTAGAAGACAAGGTGGTTTCTGAGGAGGTGACTTCTAGCTCTGAGTCTTGTGTGATGGGGTCACTGGTGTCCGGCGTCTCAGCTGCTGTGCCCGGCCCTGGGGTGACATCAGAAG comes from Engystomops pustulosus chromosome 6, aEngPut4.maternal, whole genome shotgun sequence and encodes:
- the PLEKHM2 gene encoding pleckstrin homology domain-containing family M member 2 isoform X2 — encoded protein: MDPREVKDRILENINLSVKKLQSYFAACEDETPAIRNHDRVLQRLCEHLDHALLYGLQDISSGYWVLVVHFTRREAVKQIEDQQNVATLLGRSRAWLYLALNENSLESYLRLFQENQSLLQKYYYKNALVCSHDHLTLFLTLVSGLEFIRFELELDAPYLDLAPYMPEYYKPQYLLDFEDRLPSNVRGSDSLSLNSFNSINSTNLEWDDSAIAPSSEDGDLHDGSSFPCSAPFVLNGLKTQGKPSGHRYNPFTQDLSPSDVTPGPGTAAETPDTSDPITQDSELEVTSSETTLSSNRPPQANRQDVTDGLSTSDSTPVHGASRKIGDSANITTYTENDSELEVIRIVRKKRGGKRKKARSEDGGHRPLPSTSEPDDPESEHSANVCNGGTEEKSGELNEPGLRLPKMQDTSMERVGQPLSEVIEKLNGQLDPEIWDSHPETTDHSFRTCSPGETPGGIESQDINQGLQDPRDFYYFTPESPNALTASGGDHDPASQSKPAHVPSGPENAGQKEQGTQGEAPLKELMEHSGTKPNLTTDSGGNSSPVLSIAEDSGVEEGQGSPAEAPHPCEFRVDNNLLLLLMINVFKENEEQLFKMFRMSTGHMEGDLQLVYVLLTDCYIYLLRKGAADKPYMVEEAVSYNELDYVSVGLDQQAVTLVCTNRRRQFLVDTSDQSLTEVFISALKSAMINGCREPPYPGILTDATMERLALAKFVSQESRIEASEVVMLYYGLVHWEDPFDEVIGFSEPNCSSRDQAVSKEGILHYKASVSYLGRETWKTCYVVLSNGILYQYPERTDVIPLLSVNLGGEQCGGCRRANTTDRAHSFQIILTDQPSLELSAANEEEMADWMLHLCQAVSKGVIPQGDVPSPCIPCCLVQTKDKIITCHQDCQTSFFRALGINDLIDLTCVSTVDGKEYCVLDFSQERSQFLLPWVLYFSCRQELERFLSTLRASWKSLYQVDLPHKLISESCVKKCEDALSLIHSTWQRSDSLCRGRASRDPWC
- the PLEKHM2 gene encoding pleckstrin homology domain-containing family M member 2 isoform X4; protein product: MDPREVKDRILENINLSVKKLQSYFAACEDETPAIRNHDRVLQRLCEHLDHALLYGLQDISSGYWVLVVHFTRREAVKQIEDQQNVATLLGRSRAWLYLALNENSLESYLRLFQENQSLLQKYYYKNALVCSHDHLTLFLTLVSGLEFIRFELELDAPYLDLAPYMPEYYKPQYLLDFEDRLPSNVRGSDSLSLNSFNSINSTNLEWDDSAIAPSSEGPGTAAETPDTSDPITQDSELEVTSSETTLSSNRPPQANRQDVTDGLSTSDSTPVHGASRKIGDSANITTYTENDSELEVIRIVRKKRGGKRKKARSEDGGHRPLPSTSEPDDPESEHSANVCNGGTEEKSGELNEPGLRLPKMQDTSMERVGQPLSEVIEKLNGQLDPEIWDSHPETTDHSFRTCSPGETPGGIESQDINQGLQDPRDFYYFTPESPNALTASGGDHDPASQSKPAHVPSGPENAGQKEQGTQGEAPLKELMEHSGTKPNLTTDSGGNSSPVLSIAEDSGVEEGQGSPAEAPHPCEFRVDNNLLLLLMINVFKENEEQLFKMFRMSTGHMEGDLQLVYVLLTDCYIYLLRKGAADKPYMVEEAVSYNELDYVSVGLDQQAVTLVCTNRRRQFLVDTSDQSLTEVFISALKSAMINGCREPPYPGILTDATMERLALAKFVSQESRIEASEVVMLYYGLVHWEDPFDEVIGFSEPNCSSRDQAVSKEGILHYKASVSYLGRETWKTCYVVLSNGILYQYPERTDVIPLLSVNLGGEQCGGCRRANTTDRAHSFQIILTDQPSLELSAANEEEMADWMLHLCQAVSKGVIPQGDVPSPCIPCCLVQTKDKIITCHQDCQTSFFRALGINDLIDLTCVSTVDGKEYCVLDFSQERSQFLLPWVLYFSCRQELERFLSTLRASWKSLYQVDLPHKLISESCVKKCEDALSLIHSTWQRSDSLCRGRASRDPWC
- the PLEKHM2 gene encoding pleckstrin homology domain-containing family M member 2 isoform X3; protein product: MDPREVKDRILENINLSVKKLQSYFAACEDETPAIRNHDRVLQRLCEHLDHALLYGLQDISSGYWVLVVHFTRREAVKQIEDQQNVATLLGRSRAWLYLALNENSLESYLRLFQENQSLLQKYYYKNALVCSHDHLTLFLTLVSGLEFIRFELELDAPYLDLAPYMPEYYKPQYLLDFEDRLPSNVRGSDSLSLNSFNSINSTNLEWDDSAIAPSSEDYDFGDVYPAVPSVPSTDWEGPGTAAETPDTSDPITQDSELEVTSSETTLSSNRPPQANRQDVTDGLSTSDSTPVHGASRKIGDSANITTYTENDSELEVIRIVRKKRGGKRKKARSEDGGHRPLPSTSEPDDPESEHSANVCNGGTEEKSGELNEPGLRLPKMQDTSMERVGQPLSEVIEKLNGQLDPEIWDSHPETTDHSFRTCSPGETPGGIESQDINQGLQDPRDFYYFTPESPNALTASGGDHDPASQSKPAHVPSGPENAGQKEQGTQGEAPLKELMEHSGTKPNLTTDSGGNSSPVLSIAEDSGVEEGQGSPAEAPHPCEFRVDNNLLLLLMINVFKENEEQLFKMFRMSTGHMEGDLQLVYVLLTDCYIYLLRKGAADKPYMVEEAVSYNELDYVSVGLDQQAVTLVCTNRRRQFLVDTSDQSLTEVFISALKSAMINGCREPPYPGILTDATMERLALAKFVSQESRIEASEVVMLYYGLVHWEDPFDEVIGFSEPNCSSRDQAVSKEGILHYKASVSYLGRETWKTCYVVLSNGILYQYPERTDVIPLLSVNLGGEQCGGCRRANTTDRAHSFQIILTDQPSLELSAANEEEMADWMLHLCQAVSKGVIPQGDVPSPCIPCCLVQTKDKIITCHQDCQTSFFRALGINDLIDLTCVSTVDGKEYCVLDFSQERSQFLLPWVLYFSCRQELERFLSTLRASWKSLYQVDLPHKLISESCVKKCEDALSLIHSTWQRSDSLCRGRASRDPWC
- the PLEKHM2 gene encoding pleckstrin homology domain-containing family M member 2 isoform X1, producing the protein MDPREVKDRILENINLSVKKLQSYFAACEDETPAIRNHDRVLQRLCEHLDHALLYGLQDISSGYWVLVVHFTRREAVKQIEDQQNVATLLGRSRAWLYLALNENSLESYLRLFQENQSLLQKYYYKNALVCSHDHLTLFLTLVSGLEFIRFELELDAPYLDLAPYMPEYYKPQYLLDFEDRLPSNVRGSDSLSLNSFNSINSTNLEWDDSAIAPSSEDYDFGDVYPAVPSVPSTDWEDGDLHDGSSFPCSAPFVLNGLKTQGKPSGHRYNPFTQDLSPSDVTPGPGTAAETPDTSDPITQDSELEVTSSETTLSSNRPPQANRQDVTDGLSTSDSTPVHGASRKIGDSANITTYTENDSELEVIRIVRKKRGGKRKKARSEDGGHRPLPSTSEPDDPESEHSANVCNGGTEEKSGELNEPGLRLPKMQDTSMERVGQPLSEVIEKLNGQLDPEIWDSHPETTDHSFRTCSPGETPGGIESQDINQGLQDPRDFYYFTPESPNALTASGGDHDPASQSKPAHVPSGPENAGQKEQGTQGEAPLKELMEHSGTKPNLTTDSGGNSSPVLSIAEDSGVEEGQGSPAEAPHPCEFRVDNNLLLLLMINVFKENEEQLFKMFRMSTGHMEGDLQLVYVLLTDCYIYLLRKGAADKPYMVEEAVSYNELDYVSVGLDQQAVTLVCTNRRRQFLVDTSDQSLTEVFISALKSAMINGCREPPYPGILTDATMERLALAKFVSQESRIEASEVVMLYYGLVHWEDPFDEVIGFSEPNCSSRDQAVSKEGILHYKASVSYLGRETWKTCYVVLSNGILYQYPERTDVIPLLSVNLGGEQCGGCRRANTTDRAHSFQIILTDQPSLELSAANEEEMADWMLHLCQAVSKGVIPQGDVPSPCIPCCLVQTKDKIITCHQDCQTSFFRALGINDLIDLTCVSTVDGKEYCVLDFSQERSQFLLPWVLYFSCRQELERFLSTLRASWKSLYQVDLPHKLISESCVKKCEDALSLIHSTWQRSDSLCRGRASRDPWC